Proteins from a genomic interval of Phlebotomus papatasi isolate M1 chromosome 3, Ppap_2.1, whole genome shotgun sequence:
- the LOC129806730 gene encoding uncharacterized protein LOC129806730, producing MRQPELGTRRHEALVDDPVTTRSARYRGKPPHSNPSWELVAINQNSDKTPDKNAEETAHPTRNFTNDFYSFNCTMTGRPTTKLTPIHNRYPMSSTQKIPQRPPSSTRSPLLLTRSSKKKKVIYVDPPIISAVETVLDSAYDMVEDAFTTKKKIRLTTVSPNVKKRTKKSPNGNKLITTQVHVTNEYEPITQATVLTANNRVESSESSSSEEYYEEDLLYYDEDDDEESDEEYSVESPPVRAKPEKIKPVIVKPVQVKSTSANPINVHENSLKRKRRRPSKPSDYDSYEYYEDEEDEEEDDDFSLENTFKYGSPVRGSVFDYFSDVISRFGRFITTLMGFTGRRRRKVYSEESTVVASTTPRTRRPKRPAQNYYEFHDLYGYSDEIKMNNDLEKKEESSTVDSEKGMWSGLGTWFGGDDSSSTGPPELSTKENSWFFNIFTSTTTPTTTTEKTESTSLNPLDPGNFIALLAQHLVSTEAPEKIPEDNLGQNPGKKGDYSNFQLWRLRPSDSWQVRFLTNLRASSDCEKCQWWKGPSLRGPTDLVIPPESLSFFEETLHNQGIMFEVVISDLQKAITYSNPRMTRREQYEIEVAQGHPVTFYRYHRFDDIVKFLEFLQRKYPENVELSHFGRSFEGLPLIMAKIFSPGNGTMELRTERGHKKRLVERKYLKPVVLIEAGSHGREWIAPAVAMWILNTLAQGIGKNDPQSEIYRSVDWLVVPVLNPDGYEYTHTHDRLWRKTRSTARPEKSGFLSVLPFWNWFQGNTDEESANCTGVDLNRNWNYEWTKKGITGKPCGDLYSGPKAFSEPESNALQNFAMKHRKRITVFISLHSYGQMISIPKEIRGRNEDLIDMAHVAAQALNGHSSLNRYLVDDTGEMLFPRPGASDAFMLNTVGAQYSYTLELRDTGTHGFLLPPSYIEATARDAFDVIKAIIDNL from the exons ATGCGACAACCTGAACTgggcacacggagacacgaagcccTAGTTGATGATCCAGTCACCACACGCTCCGCAAGATACCGTGGCAAACCACCACATAGTAACC CATCATGGGAGTTGGTAgcaataaatcaaaatagtgatAAAACACCGGACAAAAATGCTGAAGAAACTGCTCACCCAACGAGGAATTTTACCAATGATTTCTACTCCTTCAACTGTACAATGACAGGAAGACCTACGACAAAACTTACACCTATCCATAATCGTTATCCTATGTCCTCAACTCAAAAAATTCCTCAAAGACCTCCGTCTTCAACACGATCACCCCTCTTACTAACTAGATCTTCAAAGAAGAAGAAAGTCATCTATGTTGATCCACCAATAATTTCCGCAGTTGAAACAGTCTTGGACAGTGCTTATGATATGGTTGAGGATGCGTTCACgacaaagaagaaaattagaCTGACAACAGTATCCCCTAATGTGAAGAAACGCACGAAAAAGTCACCAAATGGAAATAAACTAATAACCACACAAGTACACGTTACGAATGAATATGAACCAATTACTCAGGCCACAGTATTAACTGCCAATAATCGTGTTGAGAGTTCAGAATCGAGTAGTTCAGAGGAATACTACGAAGAGGATCTTTTGTATTACGACGAAGATGACGATGAGGAAAGTGATGAGGAATACTCTGTAGAAAGTCCCCCAGTTAGAGCAAAACCTGAAAAAATTAAACCAGTCATTGTTAAACCCGTTCAG gTAAAATCTACAAGTGCAAATCCAATAAACGTTCATGAAAATAGCTTAAAAAGAAAGCGTCGACGACCCTCGAAACCTTCAGATTATGATAGTTATGAGTACTATGAAGATGAAGAGGATGAGGAGGAGGATGACGATTTCAGCCTGGAGAATACATTTAAGTACGGAAGTCCTGTTAGAGGAAGTGTTTTTGATTACTTTAGTGATGTCATCTCCCGATTTGGACGATTTATCACAACTCTAATGGGATTTACTGGTAGGAGAAGGAGAAAAGTATATTCAGAAGAAAGTACAGTAGTGGCTAGCACAACTCCACGGACTCGAAGACCAAAGAGACCAGCACAGAATTATTATGAATTTCATGATCTCTACGGGTATTCTGATGAAATAAAAATGAACAATGATTTGGAGAAGAAGGAGGAGAGTTCAACTGTGGACAGTGAGAAGGGAATGTGGTCAGGATTAGGAACATGGTTTGGTGGAGATGATTCATCATCTACAGGGCCTCCAGAGTTGTCTACGAAAGAAAATTCTtggtttttcaatattttcacctCAACGACAACCCCTACAACGACCACTGAGAAAACAGAAAGCACTTCTTTGAATCCCTTGGATCCTGGGAATTTTATTGCACTGCTAGCACAGCATTTGGTCAGTACTGAGGCTCCTGAAAAGATTCCAGAAGATAATTTAGGTCAGAATCCTGGCAAAAAGGGCGATTATAGCAATTTTCAACTTTGGAGATTGAGACCCTCAGATTCCTGGCAAGTGAGATTCCTCACAAATCTCAGGGCATCTTCGGATTGTGAGAAGTGTCAGTGGTGGAAAGGTCCAAGTCTGCGTGGTCCTACGGATTTGGTTATTCCTCCggaatctctttctttcttcgAAGAAACGCTGCACAATCAAGGAATTATGTTTGAAGTTGTTATCTCTGATCTTCAGAAAGCTATCACTTATTCCAATCCTAGAATGACCAGAAGGGAACAGTATGAGATTGAGGTGGCTCAGGGACATCCAGTAACTTTCTACAGATACCACAGATTTGATGATATAGTCAAATTTCTGGAGTTTCTGCAGAGAAAGTATCCGGAAAATGTTGAATTGAGCCATTTTGGAAGATCTTTCGAGGGATTGCCTCTGATTATGGCTAAAATCTTCTCCCCGGGAAATGGAACTATGGAATTGAGGACAGAAAGGGGACATAAGAAGCGTTTAGTAGAGAGAAAGTATCTCAAACCAGTTGTTTTGATTGAGGCAGGAAGTCATGGGAGGGAATGGATAGCTCCGGCAGTTGCCATGTGGATCCTAAATACCTTGGCTCAGGGAATTGGTAAAAATGATCCTCAAAGTGAAATTTATAGATCAGTGGATTGGCTGGTGGTTCCAGTACTCAATCCAGATGGCTATGAATACACGCACACTCATGATAGACTCTGGAGGAAGACCAGATCGACAGCACGTCCTGAGAAATCTGGATTCCTCTCAgtcttgcccttctggaattgGTTTCAGGGCAATACTGACGAAGAATCTGCCAATTGCACAGGAGTTGACCTGAACAGAAACTGGAACTATGAGTGGACAAAAAAGGGAATTACAGGAAAGCCTTGTGGGGATCTCTATAGTGGTCCAAAGGCTTTCTCAGAGCCTGAGAGCAATGCTCTGCAGAATTTTGCCATGAAACATCGTAAAAGGATTACAGTCTTTATTTCACTTCATTCCTACGGGCAGATGATCAGTATCCCGAAAGAGATTAGGGGTAGAAATGAAGATCTCATTGATATGGCTCATGTTGCTGCCCAGGCTCTCAATGGGCATAGCAGCTTGAACAGATATCTCGTTGATGACACTGGTGAGATGCTCTTCCCAAGACCTGGCGCTTCAGATGCATTTATGCTGAATACGGTTGGAGCTCAGTACAGCTACACCCTTGAACTCAGGGATACAGGAACTCATGGTTTCCTCCTGCCACCATCATACATCGAAGCTACAGCAAGAGATGCATTTGATGTCATCAAAGCCATAATTGATAACTTGTAG